The Leptospira brenneri genomic sequence TACATTGCCGAAAGAAAAAAATAGACTCGATGATTTTCTCGTTCGTGAAGGTTATGCGATCGATTTAAAAAAAGCACAATCTCTCGTTTTGTCCGGTTCCGTCCTTGTAAACGATATTGTTGTTTCTAAAATTGGAACAAAAATTTCTCCCAAGGACATAGTCCGCACCAAAGAAAAAATCAAAACCTACGTATCTCGAGGAGCTTACAAACTTCTTGGTGCTTTTGATTCCTTTCCCACATCCAATGTGGAAAACAAAACTTGTATCGATTTGGGTGCCTCCACCGGGGGTTTTTGCCAGGTCTTATTGGAAAAAGGGGCAGCTCGAGTCATTGCAGTGGATGTTGGTTATGGACAACTAGCCCAAAAGATAGCAAACAATCCCAAAGTCACCGTCTTTGATCGCACCCATCTAAAAGACCTTTCCATCACAGAGTTAGAACCTTTAACAGAAGAAACTTGGATTACTATGGATTTGAGTTTTATTTCTTTGGTTCCGGTTTTTGGATCATTGATTGTACTTTTTCAATCCAAACCAAAGATTGTTTGGCAAGGGATTTCTTTATTCAAACCTCAATTCGAAGTTCATCCATCCAAATTAGAAAAAGGTGTTCTAAAAGATTCGCATCATATTGGTTATACGATTAGAACAATATGGCGTAAGATCAAAAACTTAGATTCAAGACTTAAATTTTTAGGACTCGCGGAATCTCCCATCCAAGGTGCCGACGGGAACAGAGAGTTTCTGATTCGATGGGAATGGAAGGATTCGGTAAAATAACCTTAGACAGTAAAACCAGAGACAGCTTCTTTCAATTGGTCTGTGGTGAAAGGTTTCATCAAATAGGCATAAGACGGGTTATTATTGATTCGGTGTTTGGCTGTATCGTCCAAAAATCCGGTTAAAAACAAAACCGGTACAGAGAATTGTTCCCTTAAGGATTCTGCCGTTTCGATCCCATTCAAAGAACCTTCCAAATTAATATCCATTAAAATAAGGTCCGGAACCTTTTCCGAAACTATTTGGAAGGCCTCATCCCCAGAAGGTACAACAGCAATCACATGAAAACCAAAAGATTCGATTTTCTGTTTGATATTGAGCCCGAGGAAGGGTTCATCCTCCACGATGAGGATGTTCTTTTTCGTCATATATGCTTTATTTTATAAGGGGGGGTCTGTTAAAAAGTAAAAATACTCTATGG encodes the following:
- a CDS encoding TlyA family RNA methyltransferase — its product is MPKEKNRLDDFLVREGYAIDLKKAQSLVLSGSVLVNDIVVSKIGTKISPKDIVRTKEKIKTYVSRGAYKLLGAFDSFPTSNVENKTCIDLGASTGGFCQVLLEKGAARVIAVDVGYGQLAQKIANNPKVTVFDRTHLKDLSITELEPLTEETWITMDLSFISLVPVFGSLIVLFQSKPKIVWQGISLFKPQFEVHPSKLEKGVLKDSHHIGYTIRTIWRKIKNLDSRLKFLGLAESPIQGADGNREFLIRWEWKDSVK
- a CDS encoding response regulator — encoded protein: MTKKNILIVEDEPFLGLNIKQKIESFGFHVIAVVPSGDEAFQIVSEKVPDLILMDINLEGSLNGIETAESLREQFSVPVLFLTGFLDDTAKHRINNNPSYAYLMKPFTTDQLKEAVSGFTV